The Deltaproteobacteria bacterium genomic sequence TTTTAAACATAGAATCTAAAAATCGACTAAGTTCCGATTCAATCGAATCCTTGAGTGAAACTCCTGAGTTACTGAAAGAATACCTGGATTTTTCAATTGCAAATACATTTTCTGAATTGATGTTCAGGTTGACTCATGAAATATATAAGGAAGATAAAGCTAAAAAACTTTGGGATAATATTGTAAGGCATAGACAAAATATAAAATCAATACTTGGTCGTGATGCAGGGATTTTAGTAACGGCCCTGGATTATTTAACAAACGTTTCAGGAGATTTAATAAGCCCCAAAATCATTGAGGACCGTCGTATTGAAGAAGCCGCCTTAATGGCAACAAGGGATCATTTAACGGGCTTATATTTAAGAAGTGTTTTTGATTTTTCAATTGAACGTCTTTACAAAGAGCATAAGAGATATGGGAAAACGCTCTCTCTCTTGATGATAGATATTGATAATTTCAAAAAAATTAATGACAAATTTGGACATCAATCCGGAGACAGGGTGCTAAAAGAGGTTGGCAAAATAGTTTTGGAAACCATGAGAGAGGCTGATTTTCCGGCAAGATATGGTGGTGAAGAAATAAGCATCATCTTGCCTGATACTTCAGAGGACAAGGCAATTATCATTGCAGAGAGATTGAGAAAAAAAGTTAAAAAATATTTTTCTTCAGAGCCGGAAATAACAATTAGCCTCGGTGTTTCATCAAATATGGATTTAGCCATTAGCGGAATCGATATGATCAGGTTCGCAGATAAAGCGCTATATGCAGCGAAATTAAAAGGAAAAAACCGTGTTCAAGCCTGGCATGGCTAACGCTCTAATGGGTTAGAAGTCGATTCTTCTAACGGGGGGGAATGGGGGGAGGGTTCGGGATGAAAGGGAAGGCAGATAACGGTCGCTGCCCTATTTTTCTTTTTGATCATTAAAAAGTAGTTCCAAGGCTGTTTTCGGGGCCTTTTTCAGGGCTTTATCTTTTGTTTTTAACTACTTAACGTGGTCCGACCAAAAAAAAGCAAACAGGGCGAATATTTCAAATACA encodes the following:
- a CDS encoding GGDEF domain-containing protein; translation: MTDKNSNRSKKDTAKKLLNIESKNRLSSDSIESLSETPELLKEYLDFSIANTFSELMFRLTHEIYKEDKAKKLWDNIVRHRQNIKSILGRDAGILVTALDYLTNVSGDLISPKIIEDRRIEEAALMATRDHLTGLYLRSVFDFSIERLYKEHKRYGKTLSLLMIDIDNFKKINDKFGHQSGDRVLKEVGKIVLETMREADFPARYGGEEISIILPDTSEDKAIIIAERLRKKVKKYFSSEPEITISLGVSSNMDLAISGIDMIRFADKALYAAKLKGKNRVQAWHG